Proteins found in one Sphingomonas sp. SORGH_AS_0879 genomic segment:
- a CDS encoding sulfotransferase gives MAPSDPLDPIVARCRAAPDAPHLWVQLLDVALSVGNLRVACAASDHLRDLAVSDWRIELKRAMLLALMGQRRPALDQVAHALDLAQSSFDDHATLGLIYSYCNEAALAEPAFRQALTENPASPTLCYNLAVTLRMTGKFPEALALCATLLRARPDHVDALSLQSELRRQTEDDNHVATLQAQLDGGDLSHRDQIRLRFALAKELEDLKQADAALEQVNLGCELQRRVIAYTVEDDLETLDLIRRSHDARGLASMANGRTTAAPIFLVGLPRTGTTLLERMLTMHSSIGTVGETNAFALELMAEAGRKGRRLDKKTLVEESLTLSPDSLADAYQHAVGADLHPGLRLIDKMPLNYLYLGLIARAMPQATLVFMDRSPMDSIYAMYKSLFANAYPFSYQLEELARYYVHWRALMTHWRDTLGDRLLIVRYEDLISRPEPVLRKALAHCRLAFDERCLNFTRNPIASQTLSAVQVRQPLHRESIGRWRQHAVHLQPAVAILTEAGIPLEWG, from the coding sequence GTGGCCCCATCCGACCCACTCGATCCGATCGTCGCGCGCTGCCGGGCCGCGCCCGACGCCCCGCATCTCTGGGTCCAGCTTCTGGACGTCGCGCTGTCCGTGGGCAATTTGCGCGTGGCGTGTGCGGCGTCCGATCATCTGCGCGACCTGGCCGTTTCGGATTGGCGGATCGAATTGAAACGCGCGATGCTTCTCGCCCTGATGGGACAACGGCGGCCCGCGCTGGATCAGGTCGCCCACGCGCTCGACCTGGCACAGTCATCGTTCGACGACCATGCGACGTTGGGGCTCATCTATAGCTATTGCAACGAAGCCGCCTTGGCCGAACCGGCTTTCCGACAGGCCCTGACGGAAAATCCCGCCAGTCCGACCCTGTGCTACAATCTGGCGGTGACTTTGCGCATGACGGGCAAATTCCCGGAGGCGCTGGCGTTATGCGCGACGCTCTTGCGCGCCCGCCCCGACCATGTCGACGCCCTGAGCCTACAGTCCGAACTCCGCCGCCAAACCGAAGACGACAATCATGTCGCCACCTTGCAGGCGCAACTGGACGGCGGCGACCTCAGCCACCGGGATCAGATACGGCTCCGATTTGCACTCGCAAAGGAACTGGAGGACCTCAAACAGGCCGACGCCGCATTGGAACAAGTGAATCTGGGCTGCGAACTGCAACGTCGTGTCATCGCCTATACCGTCGAGGATGATCTGGAGACGCTCGATCTCATCCGCCGATCGCATGATGCAAGGGGCCTTGCGAGCATGGCCAACGGCCGGACCACCGCCGCCCCCATTTTTCTGGTCGGCCTCCCGCGAACCGGCACGACGCTTCTGGAGCGCATGCTCACCATGCATTCCTCGATCGGCACCGTCGGAGAGACCAACGCCTTTGCGCTCGAACTCATGGCTGAGGCCGGTCGCAAAGGCCGACGGCTCGACAAGAAGACGCTGGTGGAAGAGTCCCTTACTCTTTCCCCCGATAGCCTGGCCGACGCCTATCAGCACGCCGTGGGAGCCGATCTCCACCCTGGTCTCAGGCTTATCGACAAGATGCCCCTGAATTACCTCTATCTCGGGCTGATTGCGCGGGCGATGCCCCAGGCCACGCTGGTGTTCATGGATCGCAGTCCGATGGATTCGATCTACGCCATGTACAAATCCTTGTTCGCCAACGCCTATCCCTTCTCCTATCAACTGGAAGAGCTCGCTCGCTACTATGTGCACTGGCGTGCTCTGATGACGCATTGGCGCGACACGCTTGGCGATCGCCTTCTGATCGTCCGCTACGAGGATCTCATTTCGCGACCCGAACCGGTCCTCCGCAAGGCGCTGGCACATTGCCGACTGGCCTTTGACGAGCGCTGCCTGAACTTCACCCGAAACCCGATCGCGTCGCAAACCCTCAGTGCCGTGCAAGTGCGCCAACCACTGCATCGGGAATCCATCGGGCGCTGGCGGCAACATGCTGTTCACTTGCAGCCTGCCGTCGCGATTTTGACCGAGGCGGGCATACCGCTCGAATGGGGTTAG